aatcccAGAGTCTGTAATACTTTCATTGACAAACATTGTGTACATGTCTAATTAACTACAATGTAAAAGGTTCTTCAATCTGTATTTTGACCATTTCTATCCCTGTTGATACTGTCCTTTACTATTAACAGTTGCTTCTGAAGTGCAAAACAAATGTATGTATCCACCGGTCTGAAAATACCATAAACTGGAAAACCCCCTTTAAACAGTGCTCTTCTTATCACTGTTGTAATAAGCTGAAACTGTTCTGAATCTGAATGAGAAAAATAGGTACAAAGGTGTTTAcatatttctaataaaattttaCAAGACAGATGATTACAATACATTACAATCCTCTTAGGATATATTAATAAGAGTATTTAAACTTTGATAAATGGGACTGTTTTAGAAACCAAATAATCTACCATCAATACAGGTCATTTATGCATTCTAACAAACAGTACATTTTCTGTATGTTAgtattcctttttctcttccattttgtatttttgtaacaGAATACAGAACCtagaaaatgtttctataaaagCATACTTGTTACTAGCAAAAAATACTAACAGATTATGTGGACTAGAAATAAAACTTGATCTAATACCAGAAACTCATAGGTTAAAATCTGAATACTAGCAAAGGATGAGCAAAGAAAATCTTGCAAGGATAACAAGCAGAGTTGCAGATGTAACTACTTTAATGGCTCCACATCTCTgtaaaagactttttaaaatgcaaccaGAAATCACCACAAAACCATATCTGGATGATCCAATGCAGtctaagaaacaaaatatatcaTGGAAATtagatagcttttttttttctttatacttcTTAACCACCAAATTGGACTAAGCACAAACTCTTCCCAAACAAAGCTATCACATTTTGTACTGAAACATCAGGGCTCTATAGAGTTGGTGTAAATCAAGATCATGggtattttctattttgaagaTAAGCTCTTGCTTCAATGTTCAGCCATTATTTCTTATGGCAGTAGCTGAGTGTTCCCCTAAAATCCTCAGTGAATTACAAGTTCATAAATAAATTCCAGTTAATACAGattaaatatgtattattacattaatttgtgttaatgaaaataaatgtctagGAATGACAAAGCTAtactaaaactgaaaaagagctttaaaaaattgtatagAAGAATATCAATTCAATCCTTTTAGTTCAGCTTTATATATATAGATCAAATTgataatgcagtatttttagtatgtatttctaataaaaaggcaatgaaaataaatagaagattgctatttctttaaaaatatgaatggTGTATCAGGATACACAGTTGGGTTACATCATGTTATCAGTCaaaacaatcacagaatcacagagtggtcaggtttggaagggacctctgaagatcatctagtccaaaccccttgctagagcaggatcacctagagtagatcacacaggaccacatccaggtgggttttgaatgtctccagagatggagaatCTACagcctctttgggcagcctgttctgttACTCTCAGAGTAATTAagttttccttatgtttaaccTGAAccttctgtgctccagcttgaGGCCATTGCCCCCTGTCCTGTCATTTaatgctggagaaaagagactggacccACCCTCCTGACAACCgccctttagatatttacaaGTGTTTATGAAATCCCTCCtcaggcttctcttctccaggctaaatagAACCATctctctcagctgttcctcatgagacagatgctccattcctctAATAATCTTTTTGgccctgcactggactctttccagtagttccttacTCCCTCAGCTGAAAAATTGCACAAGCAATGGGTTTTTCAGTTGTCACATCATTACTACCAGGTCTCATGTCATTCACCACAGTAGAGGAGATGCCATTTAATTCCCTCTTTAGTCTGAAGGACCTGCAACTACGTGAACAAGAGATTCAGGAGCTAATGGTGTAATTCAATTTAAGGGTGAAACatccttctgtttgttttgggtcTTAATTTGTGTGGGTGGCTTCAAAGAGGGTAGGAGCTCCTAACCCACAGGTAGTGGTAGGAGGGAATACCCTGATCACTTGGTAGCAGCCTAAAAGAACAGATCATGAGCTTCTTTCAGTGGTTTtgctaaataatttccttgGCTTTTATTTAAGTATCTGAAAACTAACTGTAAATGTCAAAACATTTAGATACGACAACCTGTTTAGACATTTTTAGTACCTTATCATTTTCATTTAATCTAAAACTATTCTTTCTAATTCAGTCCAAAGTCTGAAAGCTTTAAGTATCATCTTGCTACTTCCGTAACAAAAACTCCCCAAAATTTTCACAGTTGCAGTCAACAAGATTGCCCTACAAAGATTCAAAGCAGAGTTTGAcctaaataataaaatcagatttATATCTGTTATGTATGTAATAATTATCAATAATATCCCATCACAAAAATGTGCCTCTCTAGactattttttcatgtttgttttcagtttccaCCTATAATCTTCAATGCTTATCTATCTTTggataaaatttttattttctttcctctgcctttctttgCAAGGCCCAAATAACTTTGATCTCCCCTGTCCATTGTGACTCTTGCAGGTTCACCAGGTTATAGTGATCACTCTTTTAAGAAAATCAATATATAAATAGAAAAGTTAGCACATGCAATTTAATTATCTCAAAACTGCCACTTTTTATGGAGAGACAAATAAATTAGATCCATTTTCAAGATGATATGTGACAAAAAATTGATTTTGCTTTATGCTGTCTGCACCTAGATATTATGCCTTTATTTAGTGCTGGGCACTGATGATCTACCTCTTTCTGAACTGCTTGAAAGGGAAGTGTCAAGTAAGGCAGCCATGGACTCACCAAAAGGAGAATGGAACCCACCAACAAGCAGAGACCTTGTACATGCAACCAATGCCACAAACCAGCCCCAACCACCAACTGGAAGAAGATACAAATTGTCTTCTTGGAGCTTATCAGCCCCATCTTCTGTGTATATATGACATAACACATTACgtatctttctttctttaaatatgtTAGGAAATGAGGACCTATAAAAAGgtcttttattattaaaaaataatagatggaatacatgtaaaaaaagaaattcactGTGTGTTTGCTATGCAGTGCACTGCACAGCTACTACAATATGGAAATAATAATTGGAAACAGCATCCATAGCAAGCTCTGAAAACTTCCTCCATGAGCAGTGAAAATAACACTCAAGTTCCTACACATCTGTGCTCTTTTTGGTCCCTAAAAGCCCAACACCCATTCCAGATCACCTGTTTGTTCTGCTGACATGGCCAtagaaggaaagacagaaatatctGAGGGCTCGTCAGCAGTATCTGCTGGCCAACTTGCCACCATGGTCATCAACTGCTGAACATCAAGCAGTGTTGTTTGTTCTTAACTGGTCTTGCTCTTCTACCTTAGAGTACCTTTCACAAAAAATTGTAAGAAAGTATGATgtgcaaattacatttttaaaaactcgTACTTCCATTTTGTAGCTGCCCTCAAAATTTGAGTAAGAAAGCCAAATTTCATGGATTGGAGCTGTATTTCTaccagctcagcagcccctggggaccCCATCCTACTCTTCATCCCCATTTCTTCTAGAGACAGGGTGATCATTCATGGAGATTGCGGTTTTGGCTGTATCTCAAGTGGGGTATTTCACAAGATGCTGACATCAGCACAACTCATATCCAAGCACTATTTTGGTCTCACACACCCATGTTCCCCATCCCTTTGTGACACTTCTTGCCAGTGAGAATTGCGGgtatgttttttcctttcccatgtcATTTCCAGTGAGCATTCTTCCTCCCACAAGACAGGAGCCAGGAGGCTATGTTGCCTCCTGCATGAGGCAGATGTCCCACCATCACTGCTTGCAACCCCCTAGGGTTCCTCACAGTTACCAGGGGCTGGCAATCTGTGAGGCAGCCTGACAGGTCCCTCTCCCTGGGAAAAGTCCTGGTCTGTGGGACTGAGGTTTggtttcttccccctcctccttcaaCCCCGAGGGTTCATGACACACACTCGCCATTCCCAGGCCACACTCTCTCTACCCAGATCTGCCAACCCCTCCTTTGGCAAGACAGTGACAGGGTCAGTGACTGCCCCTGGGCCACCATCTCTCCCCCAGTCCCCCCACAGCAGCTGTTGGGGCAGCATTTGTGTTGCTCAGTGGCAGAAGGCGGATTcagacagagcagcagggatggcagggggttgggggTGTGCTTTgagccctgcagagctctgcccaggagcCACCAGAGCTTTTGGTGGGCTTCAGTCATGGAAGACACACTCCCTCACACAGCCTTTGAGGGAGAGATGCTACACCATTCAGAAATGAGGAATTTTGCACTGAGTAAGAGAATGCTTCAAGGCAGTACATGTAGCAAGAAACTCTTGGATAtgaggaattaattttcttttcagtcatatttttatttgctctgttcTTATCCAGAAAATCATCAGTGCTATATACAGCTAATGCTTGCATCtgcatttacatatttttttggTCATATTCTTGCCTCAGTTCCTATTCAGTCACAATAAATATATGCCATCTTTATCACTCCTGGCACTGGTTTTGAAAAACCTCGCACTACACTGTAAACAAGGATAGATTGCACCAGCTTCATGTTGTGCCAGATCAACTCCCTTACTCAAGGGATCTTCAGCTCAAGCACTGTCCTTCTTGGCCCTTAGCACTGCTACTGAAATATGTGGTTAGTAATCCACTGCCTCTTCAGCTGTgaacttaaaacaaaaacaaaacaaaactaaaatcaaTCAAGTTAGCCATCAGAGTgtaaaacaccacaaaacagcAAATCTGGACACTGCCATAGCTCCTGCTTACactgcagcagaactgcagagaaCTGGTATGTACTTCTCGCAAATAGGTAGCAGTGGTGATCCTCTCCTCCATCCTGCTCCTCCACCCTCCCACTCCTGCTCCTGTCATGTCCCACTGTGACTGCTACAGAGTGGTGAAGCTCCCTCAATGAGCAGAAGATGCACTGAGGGTTTGCTGAAAAGTTATGGCTGGGTAAAACTAATTGcatttattataaatattcCTGTATTCAAAGTGAGTCAAATGCAGACTAACTCAGTAAAAATTGTGGCTGGGTTAAATAAGATTCTGATCTTATTTTTAGATATAGTCcttaataatttctgaagctAGTACATTTCATATATGCATATTTGTGCTAGTAAATCCACTCCTAGGGAAACTTTGCTAGTGGTAGGTAAATACCAAGAAATGCATCATGTTTTGTTACCAGTTAAGttccaacaaaaaaataattgcagttcTGTACATTTTATGGCCTTCTAAAAAGCAGAGTGTGAACTTCAGCTGGAAAGTAACAAGTTTTCACAAAATTATGTTCACTGGATGATCTGCTTTGATAGATTCCAGTGCCTGAATCCTGTGCCACATGAAGAGGAGAGTCTCTCAAGCAAAGCTCCATTCTCTATGCAAAAGATAACCTCAAGAGATGTCAGAAAACCTTCCTGTGGATATTTCATTGTTCTctttaattaacattttctttttttttttttttaatattctttttagTAAACCTATCACTGTCTGCTTTGACCAGTCTCAGCCTTGCTGCAAGCAATTCCTGATGAGCAGTTGAATTGTAGAACGAGGTAAAGATTTATGAGACCTAACACCTAAGCCCAGCTATGCCAGCAGTCTTGAGCctatttcttcatttctctgcttgttttccttgCCATGCTTTGCTCAAATGCCATCTCTTTAGCTTAGTATTATCACAGTGACCTGTCTGCAACAAAAACACAGTGGAGACCTACACTTAAATAGGATTTCTAGATAAcagtaattaataaaaacaacataaaTGTAAGTAGAATGAGCCTGGACATAACCTAATAGTTTTACTTAGTACTTTCAGGATGTATCAGTGATGTAGGACAgatgaaatacaatttttccttAGAAGGCAAGGAAGTTTCCTCTGTAAACTCCACTTTCTTGATAATTCAAAGGCATGCACTTTAGAAGAGTGTGAATGTTAAGAGAGGTGAATAAGAATTCAGGTTTCCACAGGACAGTGTTATTCTTTtatctaaattattttcctgaagggAGTTGTAGATTGTGTGAGCTCCCTTAGAGGAGCCCAGATGACTTCTTGTCACAGGTGCAGTCACTCTGGTTTGAGTTACTTGGTGAGAAGAGTccttcagtaaaaatatttttcaaattgtaTTATATAGGAAAAGAGGATGCATTGTCAATGAGAATTTCACTAGTGTGTCTTGAATTATTAGTATCAGAGTTCGTACGTTTATTGTATTTCTTGTATCTCATGAAACACAGGTCCCTCATTATCTTCACAAAATAACTTCTGAACTTCACTCCAATAAATGCATAGAGCACGGGGTTCAGACAACAGTGTAAAAATGCTATGGTTTCAGTGGAGTATTTTGCATAGGCCATTATATTTTCGTTTTCACAAGACTTACCTACCTTGCCCATATTTATGGCCGTCACAAGAAGAACAATGTTATAAGGTACCTGGCAAACTAGGAAAACAGCTACAATTAATACAATCACTCGGATTGCTTTGTTCCTGTTGGAATTCTGAGCTTGTTGTAAGGATTTTACAATGAACGTATAACAAAAAAGCATGAACATGAAAGGTataaaaaatccaaatccaACTTGTagacagagcagcagtgatTTCAACACCTTGCTTTCAGACCTTCTGTCAAATCTTTGATCGCAGACCTCTTTGGTTTCATTGGACGAGAAGCTGTAACTTTCATTGTATAGAAAAGAGGAAGTGGAGATTAAAATTGATGACAGCCACACAACCAAACAAATGAGTTTACTATGTGCCAGTGTTCTTGCCCTGAGTTTAAATGACTTTGTTGCCTGCACGATAGCAATGTACCGGTCGATGCTGATAAAGGCCAAAAGGAGCATGCCACAGCTGAAGTTGATTGCATAGATACCTTTAGTCATTTTGCAAAGGAAATCACCGAAAATCCATTTGTCAGCAGCATAGTACACTGCCCAGAGTGGGAGAGTGAGAACAAACAGGATGTCTGCTATGGCCATGTTGAAGAGGTACACATCTGTCATGGACTTGGCTCTTTCGTACAAAGCAAAGGTCATCACTACAAAGACATTACCGACTAGGCCGATGATACAGATCAATGAATACGCAACTGGCAGAAATGCTTTGGTGAAGTTCCTGACTTCCAACTTGGAACAAGGCTGTGCGACTTGTGCTAGTAGACAATCAATGTCTAAATAGCAGGGATCTGCAGTATAATCTGTGGTATTAGGCTCTGTCTGTAAAAAAGAACATCACCAGTTAACACATACCAGTTAATCTCTAATTTCAGTATAGTAGAAAGATGATAGATAACCAAGTCATACAAATACAATGTACTTTGGAAATCTTTCAAAATTTTACATACAAGTGTCATAAGGCTTGCTGATTTGAAATTAAAGTGACATTTCTCTTATGATAACTGTGATACTTCTATCCAGTCCTTCCCAAGTCTCAGCTTCAGGTCTATATCAAACTCATTTTAAGGTAGCCCACAGCACTGTTGTATTCTCCAGTGCTATTTGTTTGACACTGTTTCCACCCACTGCACAGCCCAACTAAAAATAATACTTCTCTCCACTTAGCTAGACAGGAAGTCCAGGATGACAAGACTGAGACACAGCTACCTGCACCACGGACACCAAACCTGTAGTTACGTTAGGATGGTGCAAACCCAATAAACAGTGTGTTTTGATAATGACCTCTGCTGTCAGAAACATCTCTTCAGCTAGTCACTCCTGAGATTTGGGCATGTTGACCAGCAGCCCTAAAGAGCTTTCAGACTAACTGTTTATTGATGTGTTAATATATTTTACCAAGTACTTACAGAATTCATTTTGGCAGTACACTTCTCAAAAAGAGCAATATGTTCAGGTCTTCAAAATTCTTTCGCAAGGATTtctgaaaagagaacaaagtAGATTGGATTGGGAACCCAGCACAAGAAATGTGAACAAGTAGAAAAACacaactggaaagaaaacatttattcaaaGAAGAATCTCATCGCTTCAACTATATCAACAATACACATGAGCATCTCAACAAATCACATATCTCTGCAGCACAATGTGCAGTTGTGAGAAGTGGATGGTTTGAATCAAAATCATTAAGAATACTGTCTTACATATGGGATGCTTATTCATAGAGCTGATGAATGATACATGAGAATATAGGACACTGACTTCACATTGACTTTACA
The Apus apus isolate bApuApu2 chromosome 3, bApuApu2.pri.cur, whole genome shotgun sequence genome window above contains:
- the CCR6 gene encoding C-C chemokine receptor type 6, which encodes MNSTEPNTTDYTADPCYLDIDCLLAQVAQPCSKLEVRNFTKAFLPVAYSLICIIGLVGNVFVVMTFALYERAKSMTDVYLFNMAIADILFVLTLPLWAVYYAADKWIFGDFLCKMTKGIYAINFSCGMLLLAFISIDRYIAIVQATKSFKLRARTLAHSKLICLVVWLSSILISTSSFLYNESYSFSSNETKEVCDQRFDRRSESKVLKSLLLCLQVGFGFFIPFMFMLFCYTFIVKSLQQAQNSNRNKAIRVIVLIVAVFLVCQVPYNIVLLVTAINMGKVGKSCENENIMAYAKYSTETIAFLHCCLNPVLYAFIGVKFRSYFVKIMRDLCFMRYKKYNKRTNSDTNNSRHTSEILIDNASSFPI